The following are from one region of the Longimicrobiaceae bacterium genome:
- a CDS encoding molybdenum cofactor biosynthesis protein MoaE: MSVSRSVCRVTREPLDAAAILRDCVGPSDGAALLFWGVVREEHAGRRVASLEYEAYAEMAELKMREIADEARERWGTGDIHVVHRVGLLEVGDASVAIAVASPHRAEAYEASRYVVEELKRRVPVWKREGYVEGDRQWVPGHTPEVEATVEG, encoded by the coding sequence GTGAGCGTGTCGCGCTCCGTCTGCCGCGTGACCCGCGAGCCGCTGGACGCCGCCGCGATTCTGCGCGACTGCGTGGGGCCGTCGGACGGCGCGGCGCTGCTCTTCTGGGGCGTGGTGCGCGAGGAGCACGCCGGGCGCCGCGTCGCATCGCTGGAGTACGAGGCGTACGCGGAGATGGCCGAGCTGAAGATGCGTGAGATCGCGGACGAGGCGCGCGAGCGATGGGGCACGGGCGACATCCACGTCGTGCACCGCGTGGGCCTGCTGGAGGTGGGCGACGCCAGCGTAGCCATCGCCGTCGCATCTCCCCACCGCGCCGAGGCTTACGAGGCGTCGCGCTACGTGGTCGAGGAGCTGAAGCGCCGCGTCCCCGTCTGGAAGCGCGAGGGCTACGTGGAAGGCGACCGCCAGTGGGTCCCCGGCCACACCCCCGAAGTCGAAGCGACGGTGGAAGGATGA
- a CDS encoding MoaD/ThiS family protein, with the protein MIVRSLFFASYRDLAGAGELAVELPPGASVRELVAHLRRPGAGLERLPEEPAVAVNMTYSPLDTPLGDGDEVAFIPPVAGG; encoded by the coding sequence TTGATCGTCCGTTCGCTCTTCTTCGCATCGTACCGCGACCTGGCCGGCGCCGGCGAGCTTGCCGTAGAGCTGCCTCCGGGCGCCTCCGTGCGCGAGCTGGTCGCGCACCTGCGCCGCCCCGGCGCGGGGCTGGAGCGTCTGCCCGAAGAGCCCGCGGTGGCCGTGAACATGACCTACTCTCCCCTCGACACTCCGCTCGGCGATGGCGACGAGGTCGCGTTCATCCCCCCCGTGGCGGGCGGGTGA